The DNA window GGCATGGTCCAGCACGTGGTCCCCCACGCCCACCTGCGCGAGCACACCGCGCGCTTCGCCCGCCGTCTGGTGCGGGCCACGCCGACCACGCTGCGGCTGGTGAAGATGGCGGTGCAGAATTCGACGCAGTTCGACCTGCAGGGCATGCTCGACTTCGAGACCGAGGCACAGCGCCAGTGCTGGGACGCCGACGGGACGAGCGATCGCCTGCGCGCCTACGTCGACCGGCAGCGCCACTGATCCCCCACGACGTCCCGGGGTCTTGGCCCCGGCACCGCGACGGGCTATCCTGTCGGCGGACGATGCCGTCGCCCCGACTCGGCACCGCGCGGGCCCTGCCAGCCCTCGCACCCCCGCCGCGACGGAAGGATTCCGCCATGCGAGCTCCGACCACACGCTCGGTCTTGTTGCCCGTCCTGCTCGTGATCTGCGCCGCCTGGGTCACCGACGCCGCCGCCGACAGCCTGTACGTCGGCCACGGCCGTCGTAGTGTCGACGACTCCTGGAGCGTCCGCCTGAACCTCGGCGGGGGCGTGACGAGCGCCTCCGATCCCTGGGACGACGAGCTCTCCGACACCGAGTGGCCGGTGGGCGGCTACGCCACCGCCGGGCTCGAGTTCAACGTGGGCCACCGCAACAGCCTGGAACTCTACGGCTCCTACCGGGACCTCGACGACGAAGAGGACTTCCTCGAGATCGACGAGTTCGGCGACCGCGGCGACGCCGGCCGCTACCGCTACGGGCTCGAGAGCTGGAGCGGCGGCATGACCCTGCGCCACCGCTACCCCCACCGCTCCGGCGCGAGCTACTGGGGCGTGGGTGGCGGCTTGATCGAGGCCGAGGTCCGCTACGAGGAGATCGTCGGCGGACGGGTCACCTTCCCCCGCCGCAGCGCGACCGACACCGCCCCGGAAGCCCACGCGCTCGTGGGCTGGGACGGCAAGCTGTCGCCCGCCCTCACGCTCGGCCTGGAGGTCGGCTTCCGGTACACCTGGCTGGAGTACGACGCCATGCCGGTGAGCGGTGACTACACCGGCTTCTTCGGCGGGCTGCGCCTGGGCATCGTCCTCGGCGGCGGAGGCCGCTAGCCGTCGCCGGCCGCCCGGCGTCGCCGCAGGCCGCTAGGCGTCGCCGGCTTCGGCACCGAGGGTCTGCAGCGTGGCCTCGAGCAGGGCCTCGTCGAAGACCCCACCGGCGGCGAACCAGTCCCGGTGTTCGAGCAGCTGCGCGCCCACGTCGGAACGATCGAGCGGCAGGGCGGCCGCACGCTCGGCCGTGCCCGACTCCGATGCCCGCACGAGTTCGGCCACGTCGGCGGCGTGCCGCGCCCCCACCATGCTCTGGGCCACGCCGGCCAACAGCAGATGGGGGTGCACCGACCCGTCGGGCAGGCGGAACTCGATCGTGGGCGGCGTCTCGAAGCGACCGTCCTCGCTGCGGGCCTGGATCGGCAGCCGCACCAGGGCACCGCGGTCGAACCGGCCCCAGGTGATGCTCTCGGGCGCCTCCTTGCCCTGGTTCAGGCGCACGAACGACGACGGCTGCCGGTTGCCCCAGGCCATGAGCGCGCCCCCGGCGCGGACCAGTCCACCGATCAACCAAAGGGCCTCGGGCCGGAAGTCGCCGGCACCGCTTCCTCCGCCGAGGTGCTCGCCGTCCTTCACCGGTGAGAAGTGGAAGTGAAGACCGCTTCCCGCGTGTCCGGCTCGGACCACGGGCTCGAAGCTGCAGCGCCACCCACGCTGGTGGGCCAGGTTGCGCAGCACCCATTGCGTGAGCACCACGGCGTCGGCCGCCTGCGGTAGCGGGGCCAGACCGAGTTCGATCTCGTGCTGCTCCCAGGTGATCCCGTCGGTCTCCATCCAACCGACCTCGCTGTGCCCGTACTTCACCGGCACCCCGAGATCGGCCAGATACGCCATGGCGATGCGCCGCAACTCCGCCCCGAAGACGAAGGGCGTGGTCGAGTGGTAGCCGCGGTCGTCGCTCCCGAAGGTCTCGGCCGTGTCGCTGGGGCGCCCGAGGAAGTACTCGACCTCGCCCAGCGCGAGGAGGTCGACCCCGCACTCCTGCTGCACGCGCTCGTGGGCGCGTCGGACGACGGTGTCGGGCGAGACGGGGAGCGCCGCGCCGTCGCGATCGAGATGACGGCACAGCACCGCCAGCGTGGGCTGCTCGGCGAAGGGATCGAGGAAGGCCGTGTCGATGCGCGGCCGCAGGACGATGTCGCTCGCGCCGGCGCGGATCCCGGCGTCGGCGAACAGCGAACTGCCGTCGGCGCGTTCGCCGCCGAGCAGGGTGTCCTCGAGGTGGGCGCGCGACATGGGCACGAAGTCCAGCGCCTTGAGCCAGCCGTCGCCACCGACGTGCATCAGGCTGAGCCCGCGGATTCCGTCGGCCTCGACCAGATCGAGCAGGTCCTCGACCGTCCATTCGGACGGCGGCGTTCCCAGGCGGGCGGCCAGGCGTCCGGCCGGCCGATACGCCACGGGACGTGGAGCGGTGGAGTTGGTGTGCTGCGGCGCGGCCATGACGACGTCCCCCCGGGAACTGGATCCGTTGCCGTGTGGTGGGACAGGTCCCCACCGCACGATCTCCCGCAAGGTAGTGGCGCACCGCCGTTCCGAGCAGCCCGACCTTGTGACCTCGACGGACGTATCGGCCCTTGCCCCCTCGTGGGGCCTGCTCTACCCTGACCGTCTCTGGTACCTGCCCGTGCGCGGAGCGCCGGGTCGGGGCCGCAGGTTCACCGCCCTGGCCGGAGGCCAGGGCGGATTCTGTTTGTCCGTCCCGTGTTCTGCTCCCGGGCGCGCCGTCGCGACGGAGCGGGAGGGACCGCAACCGAGCCGAGGAACCGAGTCCATGCGCTATCTGATTCTGGGTGCCGGCCAGCAGGGCCGCGCCATCGCCTTCGATCTGCTGCGCGACCCGTCGAACGAGGTCGTCCTCGCCGACAACGATCCCGACCTGCTCGAGGACGTCTACTCGTGGCTCGACGACGCCCGTGTCGACCTCGAGCCCGTCGATGCCGAGAGCCGCGAAGAGGTCCGGGCCGCCATGGAGGACGCCGACGTCGCCGTCAACGCGCTGCCCTACCGCTTCAACCTCGAGGTCACCACCGACGCCATCACCACCGGCACGTCGCTGGTCGACCTGGGCGGCAACAACGACACGGTGGCGGCCCAGCTCGAACTCGACCCCGAGGCCCGCGAGGCCGGGATCGTGGTGATCCCCGACTGCGGACTGGCGCCCGGCCTGGCCAACATCCTGGCCTCCGACGCCGTCGACCGGTTGAGCCGGGTCGAGAGCGTCCGGATCCGCGTGGGCGGTCTGCCGCAACGTCCGCAGGGCGAACTCGAGTACATGCTGACCTTCAACGTCGAGGGCCTGCTGAACGAGTACGGCGAGCCGGTGCAGGTGGTCCGCGACGGCGACCTGATCAACGTCGAGCCGCTCACCGACGTCGAGCGCGTGAACTTCCCCGAGCCCTGGGGCGAGCTCGAGGCCTTCAACACCAGCGGCGGTCTGTCGACGCTGCCACGCACGCTCGGCCACAAGGTCGAGAACATGGACTACAAGACCCTTCGCTTCCCCGGTCACTGCGACAAGATGCGCGGCCTGTACGACCAGGGATTGTTCTCGCGCGAACCAAAGGAGACCAGCGAGGGCCCCGTGGTGCCGCGCGAACTCCTCGCGAAGATGATCGAGGACGACTGCACCTATCCCGAGGCCGATGTCGTGCTGCTGCGCGTGACGGCCATGGGCACGAAGGGCAGCGTGCCCCTCATGGTGCGCAGCCAGATCATCGATCGCTTCGACAAGGAGAACGGGATCACCGCGATGATGCGCATGACCGGTTACCCGGTCGCGATCATCGCCCAGATGATCGCCCGCGGCGACGTCACCGACCGCGGTGTGGTCCCGGGCGAGCGCGCGGTCGACAAGGAGATCCTGCGCAACGAGCTGAAGCTCCGGGACATCGTGCTCGAGGAGATCGTGAAGGTCGTCGAGTAGAGCTCGAGGAAGGTCCCATGTCGCAGCGCGTCCGTCTCCAGGTCGCCGACGTGGCCGCCCGCCACCTCGGCATCGAGCACACGATCGACGATCCCGGCGACGGCCCGCTCGTGGTCCGCATGCCGGCCTGGTGCCCGGGCAGCTACGTCCTGCGCGAGTACGCGGGACACGTCACCCGCTTCACCGCGACCGACGCCGACGGTGGCGCGCTCTCCTGGCACAAGCGCGACAAGGCCACGTGGGAGATCGCTCCCGAAGGCGCCCCGACGGTCGTCCTGCGCTACCGGGTGTTCGCCCCCGAACTCACCGTTCGCTCGAACGACGTGAGCCACGACCACGCCTTCGTCCACCCGCCGGCGGCCTTCTTCGCCGTCGAGGGGCGTACCGACGAGGCGATCGATCTGCACGTGGATCCTCCCACGGGCTGGACGGTCAGCACCGCGCTCGATCCGCACGGCGACGGTTACCGTGCCCACGACTACGACCGTCTGGCCGACTGTCCGCTCGAGATCGGTCCGCACGACGTCCACCACTTCGAGGTCGCCGGGCGCCGCCACGAGTTCGTGATCCACGGATCGGGCAACCACGACGTCGAGCGGATCGTGGCCGACACCGAGAAGATCGTGCGTACCGAGGTCGACTTCTTCGGCGGCGAGCCGCCCTACGACCGCTACCTGTTCGTGCTGCACCTGACCCACGACCGCGGCGGCGGGCTCGAACACGACGACAGTTGCGCCCTGGCCTGGCCCAAGCTCGGCTTCCGCCCCGAGAAGCAGTACCGCAAATTCCTCACGCTGGTCGCCCACGAGTTCTTCCACGTGTGGAACGTGCGCCGCATCCGGCCCGAGGCGCTGCTCCCCTACGACTACGCGCGCGAGGCCTACACCACGCTGTTGTGGGTCTTCGAAGGCTTCACCACCTACTACGACGAGCTCTTCCCGGTGCGCGCGGGCTGCTACGACACGACCACGATGCTCGACCACCTGGCCGAACTGATCGGCCGCGAGGCGAGCCGCCCGGGGGGATCGGTCCAGTCGCTGGCCGAGAGTTCCTTCGACGCGTGGATCGGTCTGTACCGGCCGAATCCCGACACCCCGAACTCGCAGACCAACTACTACCTCAAGGGTCTGCTGGTGGCCTGGAAGCTCGACCTGTTCCTGCGCCGCGAGACCGACGACGCGCACTCCCTCGACGACGTGGTCCGGCACCTGTGGCACGAATACGGCCAGCGCGGCCGCGGGGTGCCCGAAGACGGGATGGTCGCGATCGTCCGCGAGGCCACCGGCGTGGACGTCACGGAGTTCGTGCGCGCGCACGTCGAGCGGCCCGGACGCATGGAGTACGACGACGTCCTGGCCCACGTCGGGCTCCGGCTGCGCCGCAAGCCCGTGCCGGAGGACGAGGAGACCCCCGCCTGGATCGGCGCCACGCTCGAACCGGGCGATTCCGGCACGCGTCTCGCACAGGTCTTCCACGGAGGACCGGCCCACGCGGCGGGGCTCATGGCCGGCGACGTGGTGATCGCCCTCGACGACCACCGGATCGGCCGCGACCTCGACGAGCGCCTGAAGATCCTGCGCCCCGGCGAGACGGTGCGCTGGACCGCCTTCCGCCGCGATCGGCTCGTGCAGGGCCGCATGACCCTCGGCGAGGACCCGGTGGGAACGCCGGAGATCGTCCCGCTCGAGGGTGCCGACCCGGCGCGCCGCGCGAGCTTCGAGCGCTGGACGGGCCGGAGCTTCGAAGAATCGGCCGGGCGCGGCGACTGAACGCCGACCGGAAAGCGCTCCCGCTCGGCCCCGGTCCTGGGCTAGAGTCGTCCGTCGGAGGAACGACTCGGACAGGATGTTCCGAGAACGGGGTCCAGTTGCGTCAGGGAAGACCACAGGATCATCGGCCGGCTCGCCGGCGCTGGCCGGCAGCGATCGCGACGGCGGTCTCGCTGCTGTGTCCGGCCGTGGCCCACGCCTCTCCGTGGAGCCCGCATCCGCTGCACGTGGAGATCCAGCGGATCTTCCTGATCGCGGTCGTCGCGCTGATCGTGATCTACCTGTTGCGGCACTACGTGTTCACGATCAACCGGCTCTTCGGACGGCAGCGCCATCCCTATCTCGACGTGGACGCCGCCGACTGGCCGCACGTGACCGTCTGCGTCCCCGCCCACGACGAAGAAGCGGTCCTGCCGCGAATCCTCGAGGCCCTGCTGCTCGTCGACTATCCGCGCGACCGCTTCCACGTGCTGGTGATCGACGACCGTTCGACCGATCGCACGGGGGAACTGCTCGACGTGTACGCCGAGCGCCATCCCCGTCGCATCACCGCCTTCCACCGGCGCGAGGGTCCGGCCGGCAAGGCGGCCGCCCTGAACGACGCCATGGAACTCGTCGACACCGACATCGTGCTGGTGTTCGACGCCGACTACCTGCCCGGTCGCGGCCTGATCAAACAGCTCGTCGCCCCCTTCTTCGACCCCGAGGTCGGCGCGGTCATGGGCCGCGTGGTCCCGCTCAACGCCGGCCGCAACCTGCTCACCCGCATGCTCGACCTCGAGCGTGCGGGCGGCTACCAGGTCGACCAGCAGGCCCGCATGAACCTGGGCCTGGTGCCGCAGTACGGGGGCACGGTCGGTGGCGTACGACGCTCGGCGCTCGAGGCCGTCGGCGGGTGGAACGTGAAGAGCCTGGCCGAGGACACCGACGCCACCTTCCGCCTGCTGCTCGGCGGCTGGAAGACGGTCTACCAGAACCGCTCGGAGTGCTACGAAGAGGTCCCCGAGACCTGGCCGCAGCGGATCGGGCA is part of the Candidatus Krumholzibacteriia bacterium genome and encodes:
- a CDS encoding glycosyltransferase family 2 protein, translating into MRQGRPQDHRPARRRWPAAIATAVSLLCPAVAHASPWSPHPLHVEIQRIFLIAVVALIVIYLLRHYVFTINRLFGRQRHPYLDVDAADWPHVTVCVPAHDEEAVLPRILEALLLVDYPRDRFHVLVIDDRSTDRTGELLDVYAERHPRRITAFHRREGPAGKAAALNDAMELVDTDIVLVFDADYLPGRGLIKQLVAPFFDPEVGAVMGRVVPLNAGRNLLTRMLDLERAGGYQVDQQARMNLGLVPQYGGTVGGVRRSALEAVGGWNVKSLAEDTDATFRLLLGGWKTVYQNRSECYEEVPETWPQRIGQVIRWARGHNQAMFRYTGPLLRSRRIGWRSKLDGVLLLGVYVLSPLLVLAWAAALSLWHLGVNESGVVIVLAVASYATLGNFATFFEVAAATHLDRTRRRARLLPLLATGFLVTALSVTGGAFVQLAALSPHRKNFWHKTARNGDS
- a CDS encoding PDZ domain-containing protein, coding for MSQRVRLQVADVAARHLGIEHTIDDPGDGPLVVRMPAWCPGSYVLREYAGHVTRFTATDADGGALSWHKRDKATWEIAPEGAPTVVLRYRVFAPELTVRSNDVSHDHAFVHPPAAFFAVEGRTDEAIDLHVDPPTGWTVSTALDPHGDGYRAHDYDRLADCPLEIGPHDVHHFEVAGRRHEFVIHGSGNHDVERIVADTEKIVRTEVDFFGGEPPYDRYLFVLHLTHDRGGGLEHDDSCALAWPKLGFRPEKQYRKFLTLVAHEFFHVWNVRRIRPEALLPYDYAREAYTTLLWVFEGFTTYYDELFPVRAGCYDTTTMLDHLAELIGREASRPGGSVQSLAESSFDAWIGLYRPNPDTPNSQTNYYLKGLLVAWKLDLFLRRETDDAHSLDDVVRHLWHEYGQRGRGVPEDGMVAIVREATGVDVTEFVRAHVERPGRMEYDDVLAHVGLRLRRKPVPEDEETPAWIGATLEPGDSGTRLAQVFHGGPAHAAGLMAGDVVIALDDHRIGRDLDERLKILRPGETVRWTAFRRDRLVQGRMTLGEDPVGTPEIVPLEGADPARRASFERWTGRSFEESAGRGD
- a CDS encoding glutamine synthetase, whose amino-acid sequence is MAAPQHTNSTAPRPVAYRPAGRLAARLGTPPSEWTVEDLLDLVEADGIRGLSLMHVGGDGWLKALDFVPMSRAHLEDTLLGGERADGSSLFADAGIRAGASDIVLRPRIDTAFLDPFAEQPTLAVLCRHLDRDGAALPVSPDTVVRRAHERVQQECGVDLLALGEVEYFLGRPSDTAETFGSDDRGYHSTTPFVFGAELRRIAMAYLADLGVPVKYGHSEVGWMETDGITWEQHEIELGLAPLPQAADAVVLTQWVLRNLAHQRGWRCSFEPVVRAGHAGSGLHFHFSPVKDGEHLGGGSGAGDFRPEALWLIGGLVRAGGALMAWGNRQPSSFVRLNQGKEAPESITWGRFDRGALVRLPIQARSEDGRFETPPTIEFRLPDGSVHPHLLLAGVAQSMVGARHAADVAELVRASESGTAERAAALPLDRSDVGAQLLEHRDWFAAGGVFDEALLEATLQTLGAEAGDA
- a CDS encoding saccharopine dehydrogenase C-terminal domain-containing protein, with product MRYLILGAGQQGRAIAFDLLRDPSNEVVLADNDPDLLEDVYSWLDDARVDLEPVDAESREEVRAAMEDADVAVNALPYRFNLEVTTDAITTGTSLVDLGGNNDTVAAQLELDPEAREAGIVVIPDCGLAPGLANILASDAVDRLSRVESVRIRVGGLPQRPQGELEYMLTFNVEGLLNEYGEPVQVVRDGDLINVEPLTDVERVNFPEPWGELEAFNTSGGLSTLPRTLGHKVENMDYKTLRFPGHCDKMRGLYDQGLFSREPKETSEGPVVPRELLAKMIEDDCTYPEADVVLLRVTAMGTKGSVPLMVRSQIIDRFDKENGITAMMRMTGYPVAIIAQMIARGDVTDRGVVPGERAVDKEILRNELKLRDIVLEEIVKVVE